Proteins from a genomic interval of Euwallacea fornicatus isolate EFF26 chromosome 1, ASM4011564v1, whole genome shotgun sequence:
- the Stim gene encoding stromal interaction molecule homolog: MINKMIIYLLVLNVCVKIIGATNIQLEATGDSPRVPPVQRTTSSNDFHSVAESQLHAFDSCSYDDFACLSMAASDKHGLEAIVTLHKQLDDDADGNIDFAESDDFLKEELKYDSGTEKRQRAFHKNNDMHISVKELWEAWLRSEVHNWTVEQTSEWLVNNVHLPQYVPNFVLHKVKGANLPRLAVNNGNYLGILGIKDPIHKQKISLKAMDVVLFGPPKEGITWKDITLILSAVVVLLGGWLAYQQNKKFKSHLNRMNRDMDSLQNSEEVLEKLQKQLEEAKQAEDAAICEKQNLERMLQDSKGDLNSLTSAYSESDITHYKEEIKSLKAQLELTQAAFKNTCYLAPPGLQQWLQLTYELEQKSYDKKRAAAEKQLQQAREACEKLRKKRSSLVGAFVSTHGKAIDDVDRAIVEARSALNEVTYELQERTHRWRQVELLCGLPITVNMGLQSLETTLYKKQERLNGFSVRMNSMDDLDVNDETGSVYGLVPPYSEIPIQHMASLNEDETSESENGKQDENANESRAQDFSFQIGGISFPEDLVTKPLQLSNHVKSASQSNISAKPTKIFTRSLTQDINVEEIPKTKSSSSEGTLETVKQRPSTIQETSILPKKTVSIEDDICSTDSSLIEEGEVKKKKRKLFNFSKRIKKGEKS; the protein is encoded by the exons atgattaataaaatgataatttatctATTGGTGCTTAATGTGTGTGTAAAAATCATTGGTGCCACCAATATCCAACTGGAGGCCACTGGAGATTCTCCCAGAGTGCCTCCTGTTCAAAGAACTACCTCATCCAACGATTTTCATTCGGTTGCTGAAA GCCAGCTTCATGCTTTTGATAGCTGTAGCTATGATGACTTTGCCTGTCTTTCCATGGCAGCAAGCGACAAGCATGGTTTGGAGGCAATTGTAACTTTACATAAACAATTGGATGATGATGCAGATGGCAATATCGATTTTGCAGAGTCTGATGAT TTTTTAAAAGAAGAGCTGAAATATGACTCTGGAACAGAAAAAAGGCAAAGAGCTTTCCACAAAAATAATGACATGCATATATCAGTAAAAGAATTATGGGAGGCATGGTTGAGATCAGAGGTACATAATTGGACTGTGGAACAAACCTCAGAGTGGCTTGTGAATAATGTTCATTTACCACAATATGTTCCTAACTTTGTTTTGCACAAAGTTAAGGGAGCTAATTTACCCAG GTTGGCAGTAAATAATGGGAACTACTTGGGCATCCTGGGTATAAAGGATCCAATTCACAAGCAGAAAATCTCGCTCAAGGCCATGGACGTTGTTCTCTTTGGACCGCCAAAAG AAGGGATAACCTGGAAGGATATCACACTAATCCTCTCGGCTGTAGTGGTTCTATTAGGTGGCTGGCTTGCTTATcagcaaaacaaaaaatttaaaagccaCCTGAACCGCATGAATCGCGACATGGACAGCCTACAAAATTCAGAAGAAGTTCTAGAAAAGCTGCAAAAACAACTGGAAGAAGCGAAACAGGCGGAGGATGCAGCTATCTGCGAGAAGCAAAACCTGGAAAGGATGCTGCAGGATTCCAAAGGGGATCTGAATAGTTTAACCAGCGCTTATTCGGAGAGTGACATCACTCACTATAAAGAGGAAATAAAGTCGCTGAAGGCGCAATTGGAGCTAACACAGGCGGCTTTTAAAAACACTTGTTATTTGGCTCCTCCGGGATTGCAGCAATGGCTACAGCTGACTTATGAACTGGAGCAGAAGAGCTATGATAAGAAGAGAGCAGCTGCAGAGAAGCAATTGCAACAGGCCAGAGAGGCG TGTGAAAAACTTCGGAAAAAACGATCTAGCCTTGTGGGAGCTTTTGTTTCAACTCACGGCAAAGCCATAGACGACGTGGATCGAGCTATAGTAGAGGCAAGAAGTGCTTTGAATGAAGTAACTTACGAGTTACAAGAGCGTACCCATCGGTGGAGGCAAGTTGAGCTTTTGTGCGGACTTCCTATCACTGTAAACATGGGTCTACAGAGCTTAGAGACTACTCTTTACAAGAAGCAGGAGCGCCTCAATGGGTTCAGTG tgcGAATGAATAGCATGGACGATTTGGACGTTAATGACGAAACTGGGTCTGTATACGGTTTAG ttCCTCCATATTCGGAAATTCCTATCCAACACATGGCTTCGCTAAATGAAGATGAGACTTCAGAAAGCGAAAATGGAAAACAGGATGAGAACGCTAATGAATCAAGGGCTCaagatttttcctttcaaattgGAGGAAT ctCTTTCCCTGAAGATCTAGTCACCAAACCTCTGCAATTAAGCAATCACGTAAAATCGGCCAGTCAATCGAATATCAGCGCCAAACCGACAAAAATTTTCACGAGGTCCCTAACCCAAGACATCAACGTTGAGGAAATTCCCAAAACCAAATCTTCCTCCTCAGAGGGTACTTTGGAGACAGTCAAACAACGTCCTTCTACAATTCAAGAAACCTCAATCTTGCCCAAAAAAACTGTCTCCATAGAAGACGACATATGTTCGACTGATTCTTCTCTGATTGAGGAGGGTGAagtaaaaaagaagaaaaggaaattgtttaatttttccaagAGGATTAAGAAGGGTGAAAAATCTTGA
- the LOC136338859 gene encoding uncharacterized protein translates to MRVVALVSGGKDSTFNMMQCIAAGHTIVALANLVPHNRTEIDSYMYQSVGHEAIDLIAQAIDLPLFKKETLGVSVKRGRTYDPCENDEVEDLYSLLQDIQKQIEFDAVSVGAILSDYQRVRVENVCIRLKLTPLAYLWQRNQEQLLDEMLKCEVDAIIIKVATLGLEPKKHLGRSLSLLQPHLLAMHEKYGLNVCGEGGEYETLTLDCPLFKSRIVVVDSEIVMHQNDPVAPVGFLKFNSLILEFKLPPLDLHARLEGLPLKDSYGYVNQSDSEDENLTHHHNLEEADGDASEDCTFDMNPKLKSQLIQNENYGFSKEGWLWIGALQGNSTCSRAALEEAISKLKSILKASNHSIKDICSITLYINDMSEFAHLNKAYIDNFPHANPPSRACVEVPINNTIIIEALSWKNFSEESKFERHTMHVQSISHWAPCNIGPYSQATHVRDFIYLAGQIGLVPGNMQMIPGGIKSQSKLVVRHIDRALKGVNLGINVRDVVQGICYVTHSSYIEVARKHWEAKTNNAIVEYVVVRGLPRGALIEWHVWAHKYNKQFEYEETGKCIGSYSICLFRRLNYESNVAAIICRIGNTGSEELFENDVFRETIEYCIEKLKHGHESDAECVYNLKVFFSVVKFEGVAPLQEILRKFAENMCLVYTFVPVVKLKHEHTYLSICGVRN, encoded by the exons ATGAGAGTAGTAGCTTTAGTTAGCGGAGGCAAAGACAGTACCTTTAATATGATGCAGTGCATTGCTGCGGGGCACACTATAGTTGCCCTTGCAAACTTAGTTCCTCACAATAGAACTGAAATAGATAGTTATATGTATCAAAGTGTGG GCCATGAAGCGATAGATTTAATTGCCCAGGCCATAGATCTACCCctattcaaaaaagaaactttgGGAGTCTCAGTGAAGAGAGGTAGAACCTATGATCCCTGTGAAAATGATGAAGTGGAGGACCTTTATTCCTTACTACAAGACATACAGAAACAGATAGAATTTGATGCAGTTTCTGTAGGTGCAATTTTGAGTGATTACCAAAGAGTTAGAGTTGAAAATGT TTGTATCCGCCTGAAGCTCACACCACTGGCTTATTTGTGGCAGAGAAATCAGGAGCAACTATTAGATGAAATGTTGAAATGTGAAGTTGATGCTATAATAATCAAAGTGGCCACTTTGGGGCTGGAGCCTAAAAAACATTTGGGACGTAGTTTAAGCCTTCTTCAGCCGCATTTACTGGCCATGCATGAAAAGTATGGTTTGAATGTGTGTGGGGAAGGAGGAGAGTATGAAACTTTAACCCTTGATTGTCCATTATTTAAAAGTCGGATTGTTGT TGTGGATTCTGAGATAGTAATGCATCAAAATGATCCAGTAGCCCCAGTGGGGTTTCTGAAGTTTAACTctttaattttggaatttaaattaCCTCCCCTAGACTTACATGCTAGGTTAGAAGGTCTTCCTTTAAAAGACAGTTATGGTTATGTCAACCAAAGTGATAGTGAAGATGAGAATTTAACTCATCATCATAATCTTGAAGAAGCAGATGGAGATGCATCAGAGGATTGCACATTTGATATGAACCCTAAATTGAAATCTCAACTAATACAGAACGAAAACTATGGGTTTAGTAAGGAAGGTTGGTTGTGGATTGGAGCTCTTCAAGGCAATTCTACATGTTCTAGAGCAGCACTAGAAGAGGCAATAAGTAAACTAAAGT CCATTTTAAAGGCAAGTAACCACTCAATAAAAGACATTTGCTCTATTACTTTATACATCAATGATATGTCTGAGTTTGCACATTTAAACAAAGCATACATTGATAACTTTCCTCATGCCAATCCGCCTTCAAGGGCGTGCGTGGAAGTTCCAATAAATAACACTATCATCATTGAAGCTTTGTCATGGAAAAATTTCTCTGAAGAGAGCAAATTTGAAAG GCACACAATGCATGTCCAAAGCATCTCTCATTGGGCCCCATGTAATATTGGACCATACAGTCAAGCTACCCATGTAAGGGATTTCATTTATTTGGCGGGACAAATAGGTCTTGTTCCTGGTAACATGCAAATGATTCCTGGAGGAATCAAATCACAAAGCAAATTGGTAGTCAGGCATATTGATAGAGCTCTTAAAGGAGTTAATTTGGGCATAAATGTCCGAGATGTAGTTCAA GGCATTTGCTATGTTACTCATAGCTCTTATATTGAGGTTGCTAGGAAGCATTGGGAAGCTAAAACCAATAATGCAATTGTTGAGTATGTGGTGGTAAGAGGGTTACCACGCGGAGCTCTCATTGAATGGcatgtttgggcacataagtACAATAAGCAGTTTGAAT ATGAGGAAACTGGAAAATGCATAGGCAGCTACTCAATATGTCTCTTTAGGCGTCTAAATTATGAAAGCAATGTAGCTGCAATAATTTGCCGAATTGGAAATACGGGATCAGAAGAATTGTTTGAGAATGATGTATTTAGGGAAACTATAGAGTATTGTATTGAGAAGCTGAAACATGGACATGAAAGCGATGCAGAATGTGTCTACAActtgaaagtgtttttttcaGTTGTGAAATTTGAGGGTGTGGCACCATTGCAGGAGATCTTGAgaaaatttgcagaaaatatgtgtttgGTTTACACCTTTGTGCCGGTTGTCAAACTAAAACATGAACACACCTACCTGTCAATATGCGGAGTGCGCAATTAG
- the Dim1 gene encoding thioredoxin-like protein 4A — protein sequence MSYMLAHLHNGWQVDQAILSEEDRVVVIRFGHDWDPSCMKMDEVLYSIAEKVKNFAVVYLVDITEVPDFNKMYELYDPCTVMFFFRNKHIMIDLGTGNNNKINWPLEDKQEMIDIMETVYRGARKGRGLVVSPKDYSTKYRY from the exons ATGTCTTATATGTTAGCACATTTACACAATGGATGGCAAGTTGATCAAGCCATTTTATCTGAAGAAGATCGAGTAGTG GTTATTCGTTTTGGTCATGATTGGGATCCCTCATGTATGAAAATGGATGAAGTCTTGTATAGTATTGcagaaaaagtcaaaaattttgcaGTTGTTTATTTGGTAGACATCACTGAGGTGCcagatttcaataaaat gtATGAATTGTATGATCCTTGTACagtaatgtttttctttagaaaCAAACATATAATGATTGATTTAGGCACtggaaataataacaaaatcaaCTGGCCACTTGAAGATAAACAGGAAATGATTGATATAATGGAAACTGTGTACAGGGGAGCCCGTAAAGGGAGAGGTCTTGTAGTATCTCCAAAAGATTATTCAACTAAatatagatattaa
- the LOC136338883 gene encoding E3 ubiquitin-protein ligase rfwd3.L-like isoform X2 — MDDIMDTEALNEHREDLENVDNHVSQAQHSQGTSKSPVPLEDEDDDGSICPVCLEAWTNCGDHRICALKCGHLFGYKCILRWLESQSQKNCPTCKKPGKKSDIRFIYAKKLIAVDNTEMENMREQLESAIMQKNTALQNISKYISKECVLQAEIEQLKKKVQEFTLGSRPTDLRMTLQSPLNRIRLYMEKSVEVCNKSNCRDCRVFDICVPQDLIVIAAKPPTDLFGGFGIKELSLTSYRPIKFAPLHKSPIRDMKMNREGTKIMTVSSDKTVKVIDSHTTQTICSMTLESPAWACSWSPRAGTELSVGTQNGTVNIFDIRYLSQPLDSLNIPGDFSPVVSIVGVQEAHKPFILLTAKLSSVWAFEFYPDGKSSRHLLPLEGPFLSLKYHSEIKQILVSSRPSSQIGFARHTVGYLEKIDNPDRITCNVVHTFKGGNTAKLLANTSCFMSNNMVAGHHETRKSILLYSLNTGEEVGSCPTHDNVVLDLKGVDTLHGKFLAYLNENKMEFFRFNGV; from the exons ATGGATG atATAATGGACACTGAAGCCCTAAACGAACATAGAGAAGACCTAGAAAATGTTGATAATCATGTATCACAGGCACAACACTCTCAGGGGACTTCAAAGTCACCAGTCCCATTAGAGGATGAGGATGATGATGGTAGTATTTGTCCTGTATGCCTTGAAGCTTGGACTAACTGTGGAGACCATAGAATTTGTGCTTTAAAATGTGGGCACTTATTTGG CTACAAATGCATTTTACGATGGTTGGAGTCTCAATCCCAAAAGAACTGCCCTACATGCAAGAAACCTGGGAAAAAGTCTGATATTCGCTTCATATATGCCAAGAAATTAATTGCGGTAGATAATACGGAGATGGAAAACATGAGAGAGCAACTGGAAAGTGCTATAATGCAAAAGAATACTGCTCTTCAAAACATATCTAAATATATTAGCAAGGAATGTGTGTTGCAAGCTGAGATTGAACAGCTCAAAAAGAAGGTGCAGGAATTTACTTTAG GTAGTAGACCTACAGATCTTCGCATGACACTTCAAAGTCCCTTAAACAGAATCAGATTGTATATGGAGAAATCTGTGGAGGTGTGCAACAAAAGTAACTGCAGAGACTGTCGGGTGTTTGATATTTGCG TGCCTCAAGACTTAATAGTAATAGCTGCCAAACCTCCTACAGACCTGTTCGGAGGTTTCGGTATCAAAGAATTATCTTTAACTAGTTATAGACCTATTAAATTCGCCCCCTTACACAAAAGCCCCATTAGGGACATGAAAATGAATCGCGAGGGGACAAAAATTATGACTGTTTCTTCTGATAAAACAGTGAAA GTAATAGACAGTCATACTACTCAAACAATTTGCTCTATGACATTAGAATCGCCCGCCTGGGCTTGTTCTTGGAGCCCTAGGGCAGGCACAGAATTGTCAGTTGGAACTCAGAATGGGactgtgaatatttttgatataaggTATCTTTCACAGCCTCTTGACTCCTTAAATATTCCAG GAGACTTCAGTCCTGTGGTATCAATAGTTGGGGTTCAGGAAGCCCATAaaccttttattttattgactgCAAAGCTCAGTTCAGTTTGGGCCTTTGAATTTTACCCAGATGGTAAAAGTAGCCGACACCTCTTGCCTTTGGAAGGGCCATTTTTGTCCCTTAAATATCATTCAGAAATAAAGCAGATTTTAGTCAGTTCTAGACCAAGCAGTCAAATTGGTTTCGCACGTCACACTGTGGGTTATTTAGAAAAG atTGATAACCCTGATAGAATAACCTGTAATGTTGTTCACACATTCAAAGGGGGCAATACTGCGAAATTGCTAGCAAACACTTCTTGTTTTATGTCTAATAACATGGTGGCAGGCCATCATGAGACGCGCAAGAGCATTTTGCTATACAGTTTAAATACTGGGGAAGAG GTGGGGTCTTGTCCCACGCATGATAATGTAGTGCTAGATCTCAAAGGAGTGGACACTTTACATGGGAAGTTTTTGGCGTatcttaatgaaaataaaatggagttttttaGGTTTAATGGAGTGtaa
- the LOC136338883 gene encoding E3 ubiquitin-protein ligase rfwd3.L-like isoform X1, giving the protein MDDIMDTEALNEHREDLENVDNHVSQAQHSQGTSKSPVPLEDEDDDGSICPVCLEAWTNCGDHRICALKCGHLFGYKCILRWLESQSQKNCPTCKKPGKKSDIRFIYAKKLIAVDNTEMENMREQLESAIMQKNTALQNISKYISKECVLQAEIEQLKKKVQEFTLGLHFNLKNHGKIIERLHNLGSRPTDLRMTLQSPLNRIRLYMEKSVEVCNKSNCRDCRVFDICVPQDLIVIAAKPPTDLFGGFGIKELSLTSYRPIKFAPLHKSPIRDMKMNREGTKIMTVSSDKTVKVIDSHTTQTICSMTLESPAWACSWSPRAGTELSVGTQNGTVNIFDIRYLSQPLDSLNIPGDFSPVVSIVGVQEAHKPFILLTAKLSSVWAFEFYPDGKSSRHLLPLEGPFLSLKYHSEIKQILVSSRPSSQIGFARHTVGYLEKIDNPDRITCNVVHTFKGGNTAKLLANTSCFMSNNMVAGHHETRKSILLYSLNTGEEVGSCPTHDNVVLDLKGVDTLHGKFLAYLNENKMEFFRFNGV; this is encoded by the exons ATGGATG atATAATGGACACTGAAGCCCTAAACGAACATAGAGAAGACCTAGAAAATGTTGATAATCATGTATCACAGGCACAACACTCTCAGGGGACTTCAAAGTCACCAGTCCCATTAGAGGATGAGGATGATGATGGTAGTATTTGTCCTGTATGCCTTGAAGCTTGGACTAACTGTGGAGACCATAGAATTTGTGCTTTAAAATGTGGGCACTTATTTGG CTACAAATGCATTTTACGATGGTTGGAGTCTCAATCCCAAAAGAACTGCCCTACATGCAAGAAACCTGGGAAAAAGTCTGATATTCGCTTCATATATGCCAAGAAATTAATTGCGGTAGATAATACGGAGATGGAAAACATGAGAGAGCAACTGGAAAGTGCTATAATGCAAAAGAATACTGCTCTTCAAAACATATCTAAATATATTAGCAAGGAATGTGTGTTGCAAGCTGAGATTGAACAGCTCAAAAAGAAGGTGCAGGAATTTACTTTAGGTctgcattttaatttaaaaaatcatggcaAAATCATTGAAAGACTTCATAATTTAGGTAGTAGACCTACAGATCTTCGCATGACACTTCAAAGTCCCTTAAACAGAATCAGATTGTATATGGAGAAATCTGTGGAGGTGTGCAACAAAAGTAACTGCAGAGACTGTCGGGTGTTTGATATTTGCG TGCCTCAAGACTTAATAGTAATAGCTGCCAAACCTCCTACAGACCTGTTCGGAGGTTTCGGTATCAAAGAATTATCTTTAACTAGTTATAGACCTATTAAATTCGCCCCCTTACACAAAAGCCCCATTAGGGACATGAAAATGAATCGCGAGGGGACAAAAATTATGACTGTTTCTTCTGATAAAACAGTGAAA GTAATAGACAGTCATACTACTCAAACAATTTGCTCTATGACATTAGAATCGCCCGCCTGGGCTTGTTCTTGGAGCCCTAGGGCAGGCACAGAATTGTCAGTTGGAACTCAGAATGGGactgtgaatatttttgatataaggTATCTTTCACAGCCTCTTGACTCCTTAAATATTCCAG GAGACTTCAGTCCTGTGGTATCAATAGTTGGGGTTCAGGAAGCCCATAaaccttttattttattgactgCAAAGCTCAGTTCAGTTTGGGCCTTTGAATTTTACCCAGATGGTAAAAGTAGCCGACACCTCTTGCCTTTGGAAGGGCCATTTTTGTCCCTTAAATATCATTCAGAAATAAAGCAGATTTTAGTCAGTTCTAGACCAAGCAGTCAAATTGGTTTCGCACGTCACACTGTGGGTTATTTAGAAAAG atTGATAACCCTGATAGAATAACCTGTAATGTTGTTCACACATTCAAAGGGGGCAATACTGCGAAATTGCTAGCAAACACTTCTTGTTTTATGTCTAATAACATGGTGGCAGGCCATCATGAGACGCGCAAGAGCATTTTGCTATACAGTTTAAATACTGGGGAAGAG GTGGGGTCTTGTCCCACGCATGATAATGTAGTGCTAGATCTCAAAGGAGTGGACACTTTACATGGGAAGTTTTTGGCGTatcttaatgaaaataaaatggagttttttaGGTTTAATGGAGTGtaa
- the nclb gene encoding periodic tryptophan protein 1 homolog: protein MESESESNVNFVPCIKWVKRGVASTNPTNVQLSKDELVQIINETKQKLSISGNQTQSSGDVAMEAEVGSTEDEFNFNDYDKDDGHRAAQALGIHSLAELPAEADDHFSESDDSEKEDDLIKATDNLILVGHVEGDASILEVYVYNEEDESFYVHHDILLPAFPLCLEWLNYEPKQPQGNYCAIGAMSPIIEVWDVDVMNCIEPAFKLGKPANTKKKREAVGHKDAVLSLAWNKTYEHVIASGSVDQTILLWDMETQTPNVTIKAFEEKVQCLEWHKFEGQTLLAGGCDSTARVFDCRSPEKHQTWKLSGEAERLIWNPLQPFMFLGGTSNGYVECFDCRKGKLWSLTAHEKEVTGLTISGQCPGLLVTASPDETVKTWDFNDENLPTLINEREFKMGNIHCLELCPDSPFVIALGGDKKSSNFTVYDLQNVDSIKHTFESRELIQLVPDLTGESRAATCADENLST from the exons atggAGAGCGAGTCAGAGAGCAATGTAAATTTCGTACCCTGCATCAAATGGGTGAAACGTGGGGTAGCAAGCACAAACCCCACGAAT GTGCAATTGTCAAAAGATGAATTGGTTCAAATCATCAATGAAACAAAGCAAAAACTCAG CATCTCAGGCAATCAGACACAAAGCAGTGGTGATGTTGCCATGGAAGCAGAGGTGGGCTCCACTGAAgatgaatttaatttcaatgatTATGATAAAGAtg ATGGTCACCGTGCTGCACAGGCACTAGGAATACACTCATTAGCTGAATTACCTGCTGAAGCTGATGACCACTTTTCAGAGTCTGATGATTCGGAAAAGGAAGATGACCTTATTAAGGCTACAGACAATTTGATATTGGTAGGTCATGTAGAGGGCGACGCTAGTATATTAGAAGTATATG tTTACAATGAAGAAGATGAGTCGTTTTATGTCCATCATGACATACTTTTACCTGCATTTCCTTTGTGTTTAGAATGGTTGAATTACGAACCAAAACAGCCCCAGGGCAATTATTGTGCTATAGGGGCCATGTCTCCCATTATTGAG GTTTGGGATGTAGATGTCATGAATTGTATAGAGCCTGCTTTCAAACTTGGCAAACCTGCCAATACTAAAAAGAAAAGAGAAGCTGTGGGGCATAAAGATGCAGTTCTTTCCTTAG CGTGGAATAAGACATATGAACACGTGATAGCCAGTGGTTCAGTGGACCAAACAATTCTATTATGGGACATGGAAACGCAAACCCCCAATGTCACGATAAAAGCCTTTGAGGAAAAAGTGCAGTGTTTGGAGTGGCACAAATTCGAAGGTCAAACTTTATTGGCCG GAGGGTGCGATAGCACTGCCCGTGTGTTCGACTGCAGAAGCCCTGAAAAACACCAAACGTGGAAATTAAGTGGCGAAGCTGAAAGGCTGATATGGAACCCTTTGCAACCTTTTATGTTTCTTGGAGGCACTAGCAATGGTTACGTTGAGTGTTTTGACTGTAGGAAag GAAAGTTGTGGTCTTTGACTGCACATGAGAAAGAAGTGACTGGTTTGACTATAAGCGGGCAATGTCCGGGTTTACTAGTGACTGCATCGCCAGATGAGACTGTGAAAACTTGGGATTTTAATGACGAAAATTTACCTAC ATTAATCAATGAAAGGGAATTCAAAATGGGGAACATTCACTGCCTGGAATTATGCCCAGATTCACCATTTGTGATCGCCTTAGGGGGCGACAAGAAGTCGAGTAATTTTACTGTATATGACCTGCAAAACGTTGACTCCA ttaAACACACTTTCGAATCAAGAGAGTTGATTCAGCTAGTTCCTGACTTGACAGGTGAGAGCAGAGCTGCTACTTGTGCAGACGAAAAtcttagcacataa